In Fodinibius saliphilus, a genomic segment contains:
- a CDS encoding rhomboid family intramembrane serine protease translates to MNYQNSQYSPNTQLSVFPPAVKHLLIVNALVFIGMFTPVIGPYIQNYGVLWPIDSGYFHFWQPVTYMFLHGGMGHIFFNLFALWMFGQSIERFWGTRRFTIFYFLTGIGAGFFHMLVGGGGPTLGASGAVYGILLAFGMMFPDRQIMLLIPPIPMKAKYFVAIFGAIELISGLTRANSGVAHFAHLGGMLVGFILIKYWGLKKQESYY, encoded by the coding sequence TTGAATTACCAAAACTCGCAATATAGCCCAAATACCCAGTTATCAGTTTTTCCGCCAGCGGTTAAACATCTGCTGATCGTGAACGCACTGGTCTTTATAGGAATGTTTACTCCTGTCATTGGTCCATATATTCAAAACTATGGGGTGCTCTGGCCCATTGATTCTGGGTATTTCCATTTTTGGCAACCGGTCACCTATATGTTTTTACATGGAGGAATGGGACACATATTTTTCAACCTTTTTGCTTTGTGGATGTTTGGACAATCCATCGAACGATTTTGGGGAACCAGACGCTTTACGATCTTTTATTTTTTAACAGGTATAGGAGCCGGTTTCTTTCATATGCTGGTTGGTGGGGGCGGTCCAACGCTGGGTGCCTCAGGAGCAGTTTATGGTATCCTGTTAGCATTCGGAATGATGTTTCCAGACCGTCAAATTATGCTCTTAATCCCACCAATCCCTATGAAAGCAAAATATTTTGTAGCTATTTTTGGAGCAATCGAACTTATCAGTGGACTTACAAGAGCAAACTCGGGTGTTGCTCACTTTGCCCACCTTGGTGGAATGCTAGTAGGTTTTATTCTAATTAAGTATTGGGGATTAAAAAAACAGGAATCCTACTACTGA
- the purD gene encoding phosphoribosylamine--glycine ligase encodes MNVLLLGSGGREHTMAWSIAQSDKLNQLYIAPGNPGTAELGTNVDLLLSDFDAILKFIEKHDISLTVVGPEKPLVNGITDFLEKHGHSVFGPSKYAAQLEGSKKFANEFMKENRIPTADFETYTRREFDKALGVIKSKGEYPVVLKADGLAGGKGVFICETEQEVEKRLNELKKSDKFEDAAQTLVVEEFMEGQEASVFVISDGQTAKILHYAQDHKRIGDGDTGLNTGGMGAYAPTPVIGSRMLQRVEKEIILPTISAMLLDEHPYKGILYCGLMITIDGPKVVEFNCRLGDPECQAILPAIESDFLDLMYAASNGELDSRDVAIDKLYRCCVVLASDGYPLEYEKGKEISGINDVSDDTLVFHAGTKEEDGHIYTDGGRVMSVVGAADTLGKAIKKTYDEVDKISFENKYYRTDIGAKGLRYKDQ; translated from the coding sequence ATGAATGTACTACTTCTAGGAAGCGGTGGACGTGAACATACTATGGCGTGGAGCATCGCCCAATCAGATAAGTTGAACCAACTATATATTGCGCCGGGCAATCCGGGGACCGCAGAGTTAGGGACAAATGTTGATCTGTTACTGTCAGATTTTGATGCCATCCTCAAATTTATAGAGAAGCATGATATATCGCTAACGGTAGTGGGGCCCGAAAAGCCGTTAGTCAATGGCATTACTGATTTCCTAGAAAAACACGGTCATAGTGTTTTTGGACCGTCGAAATATGCTGCTCAACTCGAAGGTAGCAAGAAGTTTGCCAATGAGTTTATGAAGGAAAACCGTATTCCAACAGCCGATTTTGAAACCTATACCCGCAGAGAGTTCGATAAAGCACTTGGAGTCATTAAATCAAAGGGGGAATATCCCGTAGTGCTGAAAGCAGATGGTTTGGCCGGTGGAAAGGGCGTTTTTATCTGTGAGACAGAACAAGAAGTTGAAAAGCGTCTTAATGAGCTTAAAAAGAGTGATAAATTTGAAGATGCTGCCCAAACCCTGGTCGTTGAAGAATTTATGGAAGGGCAGGAGGCTTCGGTCTTTGTTATTTCTGATGGTCAGACTGCTAAAATTCTACACTATGCGCAAGATCACAAACGAATTGGGGATGGTGATACCGGACTGAATACTGGTGGTATGGGAGCTTATGCCCCAACTCCTGTAATTGGCAGTCGTATGCTCCAGCGCGTTGAAAAAGAGATTATCTTGCCCACAATATCAGCAATGTTATTAGATGAGCATCCTTATAAAGGTATTCTTTATTGTGGTCTCATGATTACAATTGACGGACCCAAAGTGGTAGAGTTTAATTGTCGATTAGGAGATCCCGAGTGTCAGGCTATTTTACCTGCAATTGAATCTGACTTTCTGGATTTAATGTATGCAGCTTCTAATGGTGAGCTCGATTCTCGAGATGTAGCGATAGATAAACTATATCGTTGTTGCGTGGTTTTAGCCTCCGATGGGTACCCTCTGGAATACGAGAAAGGGAAAGAAATTTCGGGTATTAATGATGTTTCTGATGATACATTGGTATTTCATGCTGGCACAAAAGAAGAAGATGGCCATATTTATACCGACGGCGGCCGGGTAATGAGTGTAGTAGGTGCTGCTGATACGTTAGGTAAGGCTATTAAAAAGACTTATGATGAAGTAGATAAAATCTCTTTTGAAAACAAATACTATCGAACGGATATTGGAGCAAAAGGACTAAGGTACAAAGACCAATAG
- the menC gene encoding o-succinylbenzoate synthase, translated as MSLTAYQYHLPFKKKLDTSSKTFAYRKGIVLVYQTSSGKKIFGEIAPLPGFSKNSLDKIETELQEHVDIIIETLKSSSPVVELQKMYDKFTFSPSLTFGLDTIAYQTTALDKGINMADILFSTYNETVPVNTLGNLLSENVCTEVHQLTRKGFKTIKFKVGRSIETEYQQLREIRSTFPELTIRLDANRAWTLEEAITNCKLFSPLDIEYLEEPLKRATTQMYKELFQATNLPLGIDETIIKDDFWPDILPFTSHVIIKPMVLGNFKKIFATNTLANTHDNKTVYTTSLESGIGRIVTALFASGLGSNQSAHGLTTGSLLDRDLIYDSNNIFNGVYQLPFKDIPFSIDSHILEQLSQIKLWK; from the coding sequence ATGAGTTTAACAGCTTATCAATATCACCTACCTTTCAAAAAAAAATTAGATACCAGTAGCAAAACTTTCGCCTACAGGAAAGGCATTGTACTGGTATACCAAACTAGTAGTGGAAAAAAAATATTCGGAGAAATAGCTCCTCTCCCCGGCTTTTCAAAAAACTCACTCGATAAGATCGAAACAGAACTTCAAGAACATGTTGATATAATTATTGAAACATTAAAAAGTTCATCTCCTGTCGTTGAACTCCAAAAAATGTATGATAAATTTACCTTTAGTCCCTCTCTAACCTTCGGCCTTGATACTATTGCCTATCAAACTACTGCATTAGATAAGGGAATTAATATGGCAGATATTTTATTTTCAACATACAATGAAACAGTACCAGTTAATACTTTAGGAAATTTACTGTCAGAAAACGTTTGTACTGAAGTTCATCAGTTAACCAGAAAAGGATTTAAAACAATCAAATTTAAAGTAGGTCGCAGTATTGAGACTGAATATCAGCAACTTCGGGAAATTCGTTCTACTTTTCCTGAATTAACAATTAGACTCGATGCCAATAGAGCTTGGACATTAGAAGAAGCCATTACAAACTGCAAGCTATTTTCACCCTTAGATATTGAATACCTGGAAGAGCCTTTAAAACGGGCTACTACTCAAATGTATAAGGAGCTCTTTCAGGCTACAAATTTGCCATTAGGTATCGACGAAACTATAATTAAAGATGATTTTTGGCCAGACATTTTACCATTTACATCACATGTGATTATAAAACCGATGGTATTAGGAAATTTTAAAAAAATATTTGCAACAAATACCCTTGCTAATACTCATGATAATAAAACAGTATATACCACAAGTCTGGAAAGTGGAATCGGCCGTATAGTAACTGCTCTTTTCGCCTCTGGACTGGGTAGCAACCAATCAGCACATGGCTTAACAACAGGTTCCTTACTAGATCGTGATCTTATTTACGACTCAAATAATATATTTAACGGAGTGTACCAACTCCCATTTAAGGATATTCCTTTTAGTATAGATTCACATATACTAGAACAATTATCTCAAATTAAACTATGGAAGTGA
- a CDS encoding 1,4-dihydroxy-2-naphthoate polyprenyltransferase has product MPNTNYLKCWIQAARPQTLAAAFVPVCVGASLAYHNNAFDLIPTIVALLCAFLIQIGTNFANDYFDFKKGADTEERIGFERATATGQISANTMRNATLVTMGLAFLLGLYLVWHAGWVILVIGILSLICGILYTGGPFPLGYNGLGDLFVFLFFGIVAVMGTYYINTLTWSASSFWASLAVGALSTNILVVNNLRDIEQDGPAGKNTLGVLFGEGVLRWEYLTMVIISWVVPLYFYYQLGYSTVILIPYLSLPIAVILLFRIWTNKDKRKLNKTLEHTAQFMVLFGVLFSTAIILDVL; this is encoded by the coding sequence ATGCCGAACACCAATTATCTGAAATGTTGGATTCAAGCTGCGCGTCCTCAAACATTGGCTGCGGCATTTGTGCCCGTTTGTGTTGGAGCTTCCCTTGCTTATCACAATAACGCCTTTGATCTAATTCCAACTATTGTCGCATTACTTTGTGCCTTTTTAATTCAGATCGGAACTAATTTTGCTAATGATTATTTTGACTTTAAAAAAGGTGCTGACACTGAAGAACGTATTGGTTTTGAGCGGGCAACTGCTACAGGACAAATTTCTGCCAATACCATGCGTAATGCCACACTTGTTACTATGGGTCTTGCCTTTCTATTGGGGTTGTACCTTGTTTGGCATGCCGGTTGGGTAATTTTAGTAATTGGAATTCTATCATTAATATGTGGCATACTTTATACGGGCGGACCTTTCCCCTTAGGATATAATGGGTTAGGTGACCTTTTTGTATTCCTGTTTTTTGGCATTGTTGCTGTTATGGGTACCTATTATATAAATACTTTGACGTGGAGTGCTTCCTCCTTTTGGGCCTCTCTGGCTGTAGGAGCACTTTCTACCAATATATTAGTCGTTAACAATTTAAGAGATATTGAACAGGATGGTCCGGCCGGAAAAAATACCCTGGGAGTTCTCTTCGGAGAAGGGGTATTGCGGTGGGAATATTTAACTATGGTGATAATTAGCTGGGTGGTTCCCCTTTATTTTTATTACCAACTGGGATACAGTACAGTAATATTAATTCCCTATCTAAGCTTACCCATAGCAGTTATATTACTATTTCGAATTTGGACTAATAAAGATAAACGGAAACTAAATAAAACACTTGAACACACCGCTCAATTTATGGTCTTATTTGGTGTTTTATTTAGCACTGCTATTATTTTAGATGTACTATGA
- a CDS encoding phytoene desaturase family protein, which translates to MRKSTNYDVIIAGSGMGGMTAAALLASEGYKVMVLEAAHALGGCSSSYYRKGYWFESGATTLIGFDKNQPLRYLEKHTDIKIPRIEIKPAMQVHQNSEVICRYKGQKKWIEEVVRVFGQRSQQLSFWELAYKISDVIWKVSLNNHFFPPVKWQDLISLFGNNNPKDLWVLPYALKSVADVMKDFHLYFPEFRQFINEQLMITAQSTAEETPFLFGAAGLTYTNYSNYYVPGGLIKMIHEIRDYILKKGGEVKTKSPVVSISHRNGDYDIHTANSSYKVPVVLSNIPVWNMPSLSRGNIRNYFVEESKQYQQAWGAFTMGIVTSDIYPDKMPLHHQLHLHDNEKPKEIDSNSIFVSFSHPSDNKRAPEGKRVLNISMHTRPDFWFGEGKYAYENRREIVTKFIIDKLDQLLPGFDSKHIVEQFSATPYTWQNWVYRKKGRVGGIPQSMARSLADWMPAETPFPGLFLSGDTVFPGQGIPGVAISGINAFHRIKRYLS; encoded by the coding sequence ATGAGAAAATCAACGAATTATGACGTGATCATTGCAGGTTCTGGGATGGGAGGAATGACAGCTGCTGCCTTACTGGCAAGTGAAGGGTATAAGGTGATGGTATTGGAGGCTGCCCATGCACTTGGTGGCTGTAGCTCATCTTACTACCGCAAAGGATATTGGTTTGAAAGTGGGGCTACCACTCTTATCGGCTTTGATAAAAATCAACCTCTTCGATACCTTGAAAAGCATACCGATATCAAGATTCCCCGTATAGAAATTAAGCCTGCTATGCAGGTACACCAAAATAGTGAAGTGATATGTCGATACAAGGGGCAAAAGAAATGGATTGAGGAGGTTGTGAGAGTATTTGGACAGAGATCTCAACAGCTTTCTTTTTGGGAATTGGCTTATAAGATTTCAGATGTAATCTGGAAAGTGTCACTGAACAACCATTTTTTCCCTCCGGTAAAGTGGCAAGATCTGATATCGCTATTTGGTAATAATAATCCCAAAGATTTATGGGTATTACCATATGCCTTAAAATCTGTGGCAGATGTAATGAAGGATTTTCATTTATACTTCCCGGAATTTCGACAATTTATCAATGAGCAATTAATGATTACAGCCCAGTCTACAGCTGAAGAAACACCTTTTTTATTCGGGGCAGCCGGACTTACCTATACCAATTATTCCAATTATTATGTGCCCGGTGGATTAATTAAAATGATTCATGAAATCAGGGATTACATTCTTAAAAAGGGGGGAGAGGTAAAAACAAAATCTCCTGTTGTGTCGATTAGTCACAGAAATGGAGACTATGATATCCATACTGCTAATTCATCGTATAAAGTTCCCGTAGTACTATCTAATATTCCCGTTTGGAATATGCCAAGCCTTTCCAGAGGAAACATAAGGAATTACTTTGTGGAAGAGTCGAAGCAATATCAACAGGCGTGGGGCGCTTTTACAATGGGGATTGTAACCTCAGATATTTATCCCGATAAGATGCCATTACACCATCAACTTCACTTACATGATAATGAAAAGCCTAAAGAAATAGATTCAAATTCGATATTTGTTTCATTTTCTCATCCATCAGATAACAAACGGGCTCCTGAAGGGAAGCGGGTGCTCAATATATCAATGCATACACGACCAGACTTCTGGTTTGGTGAGGGTAAATATGCCTATGAAAACCGTCGAGAAATCGTAACAAAATTTATTATTGATAAGCTAGATCAACTACTGCCTGGATTTGATAGCAAACATATTGTTGAACAATTTTCGGCCACTCCCTATACCTGGCAAAATTGGGTATATAGAAAAAAGGGAAGAGTAGGTGGTATTCCACAGAGTATGGCCCGTTCACTTGCCGATTGGATGCCGGCCGAAACACCTTTTCCCGGATTGTTTTTATCTGGGGATACGGTATTTCCGGGACAGGGCATTCCCGGCGTTGCAATAAGCGGTATTAATGCTTTTCACAGAATTAAGCGATATTTGTCATAA
- a CDS encoding amidohydrolase: MSLGLQFQSFAQEDETKRIHQQINQQADQIFDQVIEWRRHFHENPELSNREDETAAYIAEYLRSLGMKVETGVAHTGVVGVLEGGMKGPIVGLRADIDALPVKERTDVPFKSTKKTTYLGQEVGVMHACGHDTHIAMLLGAAKILTDIKEELRGTVKFIFQPAEEGAPPGEEGGAELMVEQGVLKNPDVDVIFGQHINSQTEVGTIRYRPRGTMAAADRFVITVNGKQTHGSTPWTGVDPIVTSAKIIEGLQSIISRQTELTKAAAVISVGKIQAGVRNNIIPEKAEMIGTIRTLDTEMQKIIHEKIRHVATKTAESMGASVEVDIQKGYPVTYNDPELTEEMVPSLQAIAGNENVVLTDAITGAEDFSFFQKKVPGFYYFVGGMPKGMNPADAAPHHTPDFYIEEKGMKLGVKSLARLAYDYMVKNDK, translated from the coding sequence ATGTCTTTAGGGCTTCAATTTCAGAGTTTTGCCCAAGAAGACGAGACGAAAAGGATTCACCAACAGATAAACCAGCAGGCGGATCAAATTTTTGACCAGGTGATAGAATGGCGACGTCATTTCCATGAAAACCCAGAACTTTCTAACAGAGAAGATGAGACGGCTGCTTATATTGCTGAATACCTGCGTTCTTTGGGAATGAAAGTGGAAACCGGAGTTGCACATACTGGTGTGGTTGGTGTTCTTGAAGGAGGAATGAAAGGACCAATAGTAGGTTTGCGCGCAGATATTGATGCTTTACCTGTGAAAGAACGCACCGATGTCCCTTTTAAATCGACAAAGAAGACTACCTATCTTGGACAAGAAGTGGGGGTTATGCATGCATGTGGGCATGACACTCACATTGCAATGCTTCTAGGAGCGGCAAAAATTTTAACTGATATAAAAGAAGAACTCAGGGGAACGGTTAAGTTCATTTTTCAACCAGCTGAAGAGGGAGCTCCTCCAGGAGAAGAAGGCGGTGCTGAACTTATGGTGGAACAAGGAGTACTCAAAAATCCAGATGTAGATGTAATTTTCGGACAACACATTAACTCTCAAACCGAGGTAGGCACCATTCGCTATCGACCGCGTGGTACTATGGCTGCAGCTGACAGATTCGTTATTACCGTGAATGGTAAACAAACACATGGCTCTACACCCTGGACAGGCGTAGATCCTATTGTAACTTCTGCCAAGATTATAGAAGGGTTGCAATCTATTATCAGTAGGCAGACAGAACTTACCAAGGCGGCAGCTGTAATTTCAGTGGGAAAAATACAGGCTGGGGTTAGAAATAATATTATCCCTGAAAAAGCTGAAATGATCGGGACTATACGTACACTTGATACCGAAATGCAGAAGATTATACACGAGAAAATTCGCCATGTTGCCACTAAAACTGCAGAAAGTATGGGTGCTTCTGTTGAGGTAGATATTCAAAAAGGATACCCGGTAACATATAATGATCCTGAGCTTACCGAAGAGATGGTGCCCAGTTTACAAGCTATTGCTGGAAATGAAAATGTGGTGCTTACTGATGCCATTACTGGTGCCGAGGATTTTTCATTTTTCCAAAAAAAGGTTCCAGGTTTTTACTATTTCGTAGGTGGTATGCCCAAAGGAATGAATCCCGCTGATGCTGCTCCACACCATACCCCTGATTTTTACATTGAGGAAAAAGGAATGAAGCTAGGTGTTAAATCACTTGCTCGTTTGGCCTACGATTATATGGTTAAGAATGACAAGTAG
- a CDS encoding glutamine synthetase III: MTKALRRYDTLAAARNWSPNKNGEPMESMNVTEIFGENIFQQEDLKEQLPKSIWKDLEKTIHEGEQLNPDVADAVAVAMKDWAMNKGATHFTHWFQPLTGLTAEKHDSFITPNQGGGAIAEFSGNDLIQGEPDASSFPNGGLRQTFEARGYTAWDPTSPAFIMENENGSYLCIPTAFASWTGEALDHKTPILRSNEALNKQAKRALDLFDVETKRVAATVGTEQEYFLIDQEFYYRRPDLMTSGRTLVGAKPPRGQEMDDHYFGSIPERVLSFMLEAEKELYKLGIPVKTRHNEVAPSQYEIAPLFETCNIAADHQQLMMITLKRIARNYGLECMLHEKPFDGLNGSGKHLNWSMATKEGMNLLEPGDNPHDNMQFLFFFTAVLKAVYENQDLLRISIAHAGNDHRLGGNEAPPAIISAYIGEQLEDVLTQLLNGVAKESKQGGLLGLGSPVLPSLPKHAGDRNRTSPFAFTGNKFEFRAVGSSQSISFPIVVLNTIVADAIDELCTNLEAEVDGANSFEDALGTVMQDALGECKDIIFNGDGYSEEWEKEAEERGLLNLKTTIDALPKLTDEKNISLFEKHKVLNKREIHSRQEIWAEQYLTTLNIEADTTESMAKTMIYPAAVRYMNELAENVERVQELGIDSKGSKNMLKKVNKGLNDLGTALEELREAVLNSDSDEVIDSATHVKENVKPAMTKIRDSVDFLERHVADDYWPLPIYREMLFVK; this comes from the coding sequence ATGACTAAAGCACTTAGACGTTACGACACGCTGGCTGCTGCACGGAACTGGTCTCCCAACAAAAATGGGGAGCCTATGGAATCCATGAATGTAACGGAAATATTCGGTGAGAATATATTCCAGCAAGAAGATTTAAAGGAGCAACTTCCCAAATCAATTTGGAAAGATCTTGAAAAGACAATCCACGAGGGGGAGCAGTTGAATCCCGATGTAGCTGATGCTGTAGCCGTAGCGATGAAAGATTGGGCGATGAATAAAGGAGCCACACATTTCACACACTGGTTTCAGCCATTAACAGGTTTAACAGCAGAAAAGCATGATAGTTTTATCACCCCTAATCAAGGTGGCGGGGCTATTGCTGAGTTTTCTGGAAATGATCTGATTCAAGGTGAGCCTGATGCATCCAGTTTTCCTAACGGAGGGCTTCGCCAGACATTTGAAGCTCGAGGATATACTGCTTGGGATCCAACGTCTCCGGCTTTTATTATGGAGAATGAAAATGGGTCTTACTTGTGTATTCCAACTGCTTTTGCCTCTTGGACAGGCGAAGCATTGGATCATAAAACACCGATATTACGATCTAATGAAGCATTGAATAAACAGGCCAAAAGGGCACTTGACCTGTTTGATGTTGAAACCAAACGTGTTGCTGCTACGGTAGGTACCGAGCAGGAGTATTTCCTGATTGATCAGGAATTCTATTATCGTCGTCCTGATTTAATGACCTCGGGTCGAACATTAGTAGGAGCAAAACCTCCCAGGGGGCAGGAGATGGATGATCACTATTTCGGTTCTATCCCGGAACGTGTACTCTCTTTTATGCTTGAAGCTGAGAAAGAACTATATAAATTGGGGATCCCGGTAAAAACGCGACATAATGAAGTGGCTCCTAGCCAGTATGAAATTGCACCTCTTTTTGAGACCTGCAATATTGCCGCCGATCATCAACAGCTGATGATGATAACACTCAAGCGTATTGCCAGAAATTATGGCCTTGAGTGTATGCTTCATGAAAAACCGTTTGATGGACTTAATGGAAGCGGTAAGCACCTGAACTGGTCTATGGCTACTAAAGAAGGTATGAACTTACTGGAGCCCGGTGATAATCCGCATGACAATATGCAGTTTCTGTTCTTCTTTACAGCTGTACTAAAGGCTGTTTATGAAAACCAAGATCTGCTTCGTATCAGTATTGCCCATGCCGGTAATGATCATCGATTGGGAGGAAATGAAGCACCCCCAGCCATTATTTCTGCCTATATTGGTGAGCAGCTCGAAGATGTATTAACCCAGCTGCTTAACGGTGTGGCAAAAGAATCAAAGCAGGGTGGTCTTTTAGGACTTGGTTCACCTGTATTACCTTCACTGCCAAAACATGCCGGTGACAGAAATCGCACTTCTCCTTTTGCCTTCACCGGTAATAAATTTGAGTTCCGTGCGGTAGGTTCCAGTCAATCGATTTCATTCCCAATTGTGGTGCTAAATACCATCGTTGCAGATGCAATTGATGAATTATGCACTAATCTGGAAGCTGAAGTTGATGGAGCTAACTCATTTGAAGATGCTCTGGGTACTGTAATGCAAGACGCATTGGGGGAATGTAAAGATATCATCTTTAACGGTGATGGTTATTCAGAAGAATGGGAAAAGGAAGCTGAGGAGCGTGGTTTACTTAACCTTAAAACTACTATTGATGCATTGCCAAAATTAACTGATGAGAAAAATATTTCGCTTTTTGAGAAGCACAAAGTGCTAAATAAACGCGAAATACACTCACGTCAGGAGATATGGGCAGAGCAATATTTAACAACCTTAAATATCGAAGCAGATACCACTGAATCGATGGCAAAAACAATGATCTATCCTGCCGCAGTTCGTTATATGAATGAATTGGCAGAAAATGTGGAGCGTGTTCAAGAGCTTGGCATTGACAGCAAAGGATCTAAGAACATGCTTAAAAAAGTTAATAAGGGGTTAAATGACCTCGGCACTGCACTTGAGGAATTGCGGGAAGCCGTACTAAACTCTGATAGTGATGAGGTAATCGATAGCGCAACTCATGTTAAGGAAAATGTTAAACCCGCGATGACGAAGATTCGTGATTCGGTTGATTTCCTTGAGCGACATGTTGCCGATGACTATTGGCCACTGCCAATTTATCGGGAAATGTTATTTGTTAAATAA
- a CDS encoding AMP-binding protein, with protein sequence MEVKTQTKNKVPTFSAPRAEDLFLGSSFGLHSYGDLKQFQRFFLQFLFDFDHDFDKPVGFISPSTDTLVFAIAACWNLGIPFISFDTESTAAELETQLQHIDTGLIFSSKESQKKLDYSQQIDIKQLDLPRSLTVDVKLGYAAENFMPSTEPESIFGYFFTSGTSGTPKIVPLKRRQMHFAAEASARNFKPRLNHFWLLCLPLNHIGGISIILRSLLYGSSIFRMKSFHPDMIHTFLSENKLFQAASLVPTMLKRLLKRRNFHVHNNFHAILLGGGPIDSQLVKRCNDRGVPLVPSYGMTETCAQIAANPILKPKGTYGPMSSVGKVFSPNNIQIRDKSGAPLGFNNSGSIWLKGPQVFDGYVNIPDSKVFDSNGWFNTGDFGHLNANDQLFIETRRTDLIITGGENVSPFEVEKVLTNLDSISEAAVVGLADKEWGQKVVAAVVPEENHSFDEGKIQHSLKSELASFKIPKQIIQINEIPKTRTGKVKRSKLPKLFNST encoded by the coding sequence ATGGAAGTGAAAACGCAAACTAAAAATAAGGTCCCTACATTTTCTGCTCCCAGGGCAGAAGATCTTTTTCTTGGATCCAGTTTTGGATTACACAGTTATGGTGACCTAAAACAGTTCCAGCGTTTTTTTCTTCAATTTTTATTCGATTTTGATCACGACTTTGATAAACCGGTTGGGTTCATCTCACCTTCGACGGATACATTGGTTTTTGCCATTGCCGCCTGCTGGAACTTGGGTATTCCCTTTATTTCTTTTGATACCGAATCAACTGCTGCTGAACTAGAAACACAACTTCAACATATTGATACCGGCTTAATTTTTAGTAGTAAAGAATCACAAAAAAAACTAGACTATTCTCAGCAGATTGACATTAAGCAATTAGATTTACCTCGCTCCCTAACTGTTGATGTAAAGCTGGGATATGCAGCTGAAAATTTCATGCCATCAACAGAGCCTGAAAGTATTTTTGGTTATTTCTTTACATCCGGCACCTCAGGAACACCTAAAATAGTTCCTCTGAAACGCAGACAAATGCATTTTGCTGCTGAAGCATCGGCTCGGAATTTCAAACCAAGACTTAATCATTTTTGGTTACTTTGCCTTCCCCTCAATCATATTGGGGGTATCTCCATAATTTTGCGTTCTTTATTATATGGTTCTTCGATTTTCAGGATGAAAAGCTTTCACCCTGACATGATTCATACATTTCTCTCTGAGAATAAGCTATTCCAAGCAGCCTCGCTGGTACCCACTATGCTTAAACGGTTACTTAAGAGGAGAAACTTTCATGTACACAACAATTTTCATGCAATTTTACTTGGAGGGGGGCCAATAGACTCTCAACTAGTAAAAAGATGCAATGATCGTGGTGTACCCTTAGTACCCAGCTATGGAATGACTGAAACATGTGCCCAGATTGCAGCAAACCCGATTCTAAAACCTAAAGGCACATATGGCCCCATGAGTAGTGTTGGTAAAGTTTTTTCACCCAACAATATTCAAATCCGAGACAAAAGTGGTGCCCCTTTAGGCTTTAATAACTCGGGATCAATATGGCTTAAAGGGCCTCAAGTTTTTGATGGATATGTAAATATCCCTGATTCAAAAGTCTTTGATAGTAACGGATGGTTTAATACAGGCGACTTTGGGCACCTCAATGCCAATGATCAATTATTTATAGAAACACGCCGAACTGACCTTATCATTACGGGGGGAGAAAATGTATCTCCTTTTGAAGTGGAAAAGGTTCTTACCAATCTCGATAGTATATCTGAAGCAGCTGTAGTAGGCTTAGCTGATAAAGAGTGGGGGCAAAAGGTTGTAGCTGCAGTCGTGCCCGAAGAAAATCATTCGTTTGATGAGGGAAAAATCCAACATTCATTGAAATCTGAATTAGCCTCTTTTAAGATTCCTAAACAGATTATTCAAATCAACGAAATTCCCAAAACCAGAACAGGAAAAGTAAAAAGAAGCAAACTCCCCAAACTATTTAATAGTACGTAA